Proteins from a genomic interval of Rhizoctonia solani chromosome 12, complete sequence:
- a CDS encoding 3-ketoacyl-CoA-thiolase, peroxisomal protein: MLSTSPKKSAEHKKKRDRDNATTNGVTEETTVTVTATTVAEGAPRKKRRKEAVAKRQDAKDKVWKWANLAESSISALPPLFTPDSRQAYHSSSSLQIFSTATGRLVSTIPAHSDTITALLLNPHDSTQLFSASLDGTLKRWDTHHGALLETLRIDQPVTHIATHSSLDDDLFVVTTANLGKESDSSHVFRVTTKPKHQLQPPKSCLSDPPKAYKSSRTTYVGKTRRATGAAISACGEYLIVIGGNKAYVSRTRGNEPRGFTTFMSPDALTCLAVHPTESYFATGDDRGVVRLWYCLNDTAVPLTSDPSPSKSTAATTTLHWHAHAVSALSFTPSGAQLVSGGEEAVLVVWQLHSGQESTFLVWVLPSGPYRYVLAPTGALIFVGSDTLRIIRAVRRVRLDPNPTLPLPLVSNSQSNRILVPATHPASLQILSRTGAGLSLVGELEVAPASRVSRRDETPIEPIRVGLVALSTKGKETDVQWLATVDSRADAEIYLKFWKWNNADSTTTPSLNTRIDRPHGEHRVTSLAFHPRGDMLATTGEDGQVKLWGIRKSSDEEFWMCASSFSYRNHTPSKALFSPDGSLLAVIHGQCITLWDSENTTIPRGALSCVETKGPRELVFVGSSGRYIAVLGAQTVVLWDLVRLCVLWHAPLTMYPCSSQHPPHIAAHPTQPTFALFQYPDAKSTRISIFGASGPTEARTRTVPFKLDQPSWDESGVLGVGMSDSDRWSLVLAGDEVQELSEGTLFEDIFGRGAMGSVTTSATKAPPGKGAEAAGNNNPEAQEKENEKAKKAEEFKAAKRARRKHRKATKAEAKLLAEVGVDKNNEDDEQEGQESDPETPESSEPATEADAVETIVYLGMKRKPSFGDGSIKLVNGVGRVGVHSASDEEDESGEEVV; this comes from the exons ATGCTGTCGACGTCGCCCAAAAAGAGTGCAGAGCACAAGAAGAAAAGAGATAGGGACAATGCTACCACAAATGGGGTAACCGAAGAAACAACTGTAACGGTGACGGCAACGACGGTGGCGGAAGGTGCACCCAGGAAGAAGCGGCGCAAAGAGGCAGTGGCCAAGAGACAAGATGCAAAAGACAAGGTATGGAAGTGGGCAAACCTAGCGGAGAGCTCCATATCCGCCCTCCCTCCGCTCTTTACTCCCGATTCCAGGCAAGCATACCATTCTT CATCTTCGCTCCAAATTTTCTCCACCGCTACTGGACGACTTGTTTCGACTATTCCGGCCCACTCTGACACAATCACAGCCCTCCTACTTAACCCACACGATTCGACACAACTCTTCTCCGCGTCCCTAGACGGAACGCTCAAGCGCTGGGATACCCACCATGGCGCTTTGCTCGAAACACTCCGGATCGATCAGCCTGTTACGCATATAGCGACTCACTCTTCCCTCGATGATGACCTATTTGTTGTCACTACTGCGAACCTGG GCAAAGAGTCTGACTCAAGCCATGTATTCCGCGTTACGACTAAACCAAAACACCAGCTTCAACCTCCAAAATCTTGTCTATCGGATCCCCCAAAGGCGTATAAATCGAGTCGTACGACCTATGTTGGAAAGACCCGCCGTGCAACTGGAGCAGCCATCTCGGCCTGCGGTGAATATCTCATCGTTATTGGCGGCAACAAAGCCTACGTCTCTCGCACTCGCGGAAACGAACCTCGCGGATTCACAACATTCATGTCACCGGATGCATTAACTTGTCTCGCTGTGCACCCCACCGAGTCCTACTTTGCAACTGGCGACGACCGAGGTGTTGTTAGGCTTTGGTACTGCTTGAACGACACCGCCGTACCTCTCACATCCGACCCTTCGCCTTCGAAATCTACCGCAGCGACAACCACACTTCACTGGCATGCTCATGCCGTTTCGGCGCTTTCGTTTACCCCGAGCGGAGCTCAACTCGTCAGTGGTGGTGAAGAAGCGGTATTGGTCGTCTGGCAGTTACACTCTGGTCAAGAGAGTACATTCCTCGTGTGGGTGCTCCCATCGGGGCCGTATCGGTATGTTTTGGCCCCAACGGGGGCCTTGA TCTTTGTGGGTAGCGATACTCTGAGGATCATCAGAGCAGTGAGAAGAGTGCGATTAG ACCCTAATCCGACACTCCCCCTTCCTCTCGTATCCAATTCACAATCCAACCGTATACTTGTCCCGGCCACGCACCCTGCATCCCTACAAATCCTTTCCCGTACAGGCGCCGGGCTAAGCCTCGTTGGCGAGCTCGAGGTCGCACCTGCCAGCCGAGTCTCAAGAAGGGACGAAACACCAATCGAGCCTATCCGTGTTGGATTGGTTGCACTTTCTACCAAGGGGAAAGAGACCGATGTACAGTGGTTGGCTACAGTCGACTCTCGAGCAGACGCGGAAATCTACCTCAAGTTTTGGAAATGGAACAATGCTGATTCTACCACGACCCCCTCGCTCAACACCCGTATCGACAGACCGCATGGAGAACACCGCGTTACCAGCCTCGCGTTTCACCCGAGAGGTGATATGCTTGCCACTACAGGGGAGGACGGGCAGGTCAAGTTGTGGGGCATTAGGAAGTCCTCTGATGAAG AGTTTTGGATGTGCGCTTCTTCGTTCAGTTATCGAAACCACACCCCCTCCAAAGCATTATTCTCTCCAGACGGATCCCTCCTGGCTGTCATACACGGCCAGTGCATTACGCTATGGGATAGCGAAAACACTACCATTCCTCGTGGAGCCTTATCGTGTGTCGAGACCAAAGGCCCGAGAGAGCTTGTGTTCGTGGGGTCAAGTGGGAGGTACATTGCCGTGCTTGGAGCTCAGACTGTAGTGTTGTGGGATTTGGTTCGGCTATGTG TCCTTTGGCATGCACCCTTGACGATGTACCCGTGCTCGTCCCAACATCCTCCGCATATTGCAGCACATCCCACTCAGCCTACATTCGCACTCTTCCAAtacccagatgccaaatcGACCCGCATAAGCATATTTGGGGCCTCGGGCCCCACAGAAGCACGTACCCGTACTGTGCCGTTCAAGCTTGACCAACCGTCGTGGGATGAGTCTGGAGTGCTTGGAGTCGGGATGAGCGATTCGGACCGATGGTCGCTCGTTCTTGCCGGAGATGAAGTCCAGGAGCTCTCCGAAGG GACGTTGTTTGAGGACATATTCGGACGTGGAGCCATGGGATCAGTGACAACATCTGCGACCAAGGCGCCCCCGGGAAAAGGCGCAGAAGCTGCTGGCAATAACAATCCGGAGGCACAAGAGAAGGAGAACGAGAAAGCAAAAAAGGCCGAGGAGTTCAAAGCTGCGAAACGTGCCCGAAGAAAACACCGAAAAGCGACGAAGGCGGAGGCCAAACTTCTTGCCGAAGTTGGAGTAGATAAAAACAACGAAGACGATGAGCAGGAAGGACAAGAATCGGACCCGGAGACGCCTGAAAGCTCGGAGCCTGCGACCGAGGCCGATGCGGTCGAGACTATCGTAT ACCTCGGAATGAAGCGTAAACCGTCATTTGGGGATGGATCGATCAAGTTGGTCAATGGAGTCGGTCGAGTAGGTGTTCACTCTGCGTCGGACGAGGAAGATGAATCTGGCGAAGAGGTTGTGTGA
- a CDS encoding gag-polypeptide of LTR copia-type, giving the protein MLVTRSCIVDPNPSPDSLEVTPLVTPNSPDFPSLGSAVELVATDAPARAEYTKPYTSIFAPVPKPLPLRPSFGVDLTSPTRRRASDGRLREPSAGGEERAKALGTVRKMLEELRVSPDQQSIPPSLTKNGAWTPMDLYIPPWKLNRSRESTSKLEDTSNSSATKQVPKVNLNDETLEEDEQLAMLEDLDKEETKTTVWDSIHEAVRVVEKLEGPNWPSWSFWIQRKVCRAKKNIWGHIDGSRSRESSDEWDADETAIHCALLSSLNFDIISDQVRSCTTAKEVWDLLELLYKDKPTPESRAVDLIREMTRMTYFEGHDIQHYLHRFEGIVDELNQGPYPIPLELAKQFVLGSLPGALLKDMGLLRTKEHTSIQDLCQDIMMLKKETISEDCSSVTSQHNVGACLPLDLRYYKYTGDGVLPDGTLYLRAKKTCGACLSFGHKAYAPDCPQTEARLGLWGSQKDAQRPWDRRSAHRPDWSETSNNSRQALGVYNGRVSRPTTPGGGRDQERMRAVSGGPDRTRTTSAGWMSARSGRISPISKVPSGSSGVVSSRSGNGLSAIELDSWR; this is encoded by the coding sequence ATGTTAGTCACTCGTTCATGCATCGTTGACCCAAATCCGTCGCCCGACAGTCTGGAAGTCACCCCCTTAGTGACTCCCAATAGTCCAGATTTTCCGTCTCTCGGGTCCGCAGTCGAGCTGGTCGCTACTGATGCACCCGCTCGTGCAGAGTACACTAAGCCATACACAAGTATATTTGCACCAGTGCCAAAGCCCTTACCGCTACGCCCTTCATTTGGGGTAGACTTGACTAGCCCTACCAGGCGTCGTGCATCCGACGGGCGCCTTCGCGAACCTTCTGCTGGTGGGGAGGAACGCGCAAAGGCTCTGGGGACTGTTAGGAAGATGTTGGAAGAATTGCGCGTTTCGCCAGACCAGCAATCTATTCCTCCTTCACTTACGAAGAACGGTGCTTGGACTCCGATGGATCTCTATATTCCACCTTGGAAATTAAACCGGTCGCGCGAGTCAACATCGAAGCTTGAAGACACTTCGAACTCATCCGCGACCAAGCAGGTCCCAAAGGTCAATCTCAACGACGAAACTCTGGAGGAGGACGAACAGCTCGCAATGCTCGAGGACCTCGATAAGGAGGAGACTAAAACGACTGTATGGGACAGCATACATGAAGCCGTCCGAGTTGTCGAGAAACTTGAGGGGCCCAACTGGCCGTCTTGGAGTTTCTGGATTCAGCGTAAAGTTTGTCGGGCCAAAAAGAATATTTGGGGACATATCGACGGATCCCGTTCTCGCGAATCTTCGGACGAGTGGGACGCCGACGAAACTGCGATCCACTGCGCCCTTCTTTCGTCTTTGAATTTTGACATTATCTCTGACCAGGTTCGAAGCTGTACGACCGCCAAGGAAGTCTGGGATCTTTTAGAACTGCTTTACAAGGACAAGCCTACTCCTGAGAGCCGAGCTGTGGATTTGATCAGGGAGATGACCAGGATGACTTACTTTGAGGGACATGATATTCAGCACTACTTGCATCGTTTCGAGGGGATCGTAGATGAACTGAACCAAGGGCCCTATCCTATTCCACTGGAACTAGCTAAGCAGTTTGTATTGGGATCGTTGCCGGGTGCACTCTTGAAGGATATGGGCTTGCTGCGCACCAAGGAGCACACATCAATCCAGGACCTTTGTCAGGATATAATGATGCTCAAGAAAGAAACCATCTCCGAAGATTGCTCGTCGGTAACTTCTCAACACAACGTTGGCGCTTGCCTACCCTTGGACTTGAGATACTACAAGTATACCGGAGACGGAGTTCTCCCCGACGGCACACTCTATCTTCGAGCCAAGAAGACTTGTGGAGCATGCCTATCATTTGGACACAAGGCGTATGCGCCTGATTGTCCTCAGACCGAGGCCAGATTGGGGCTGTGGGGATCTCAAAAGGACGCACAGAGGCCATGGGATCGACGCTCCGCTCATCGGCCTGATTGGTCTGAAACCAGCAATAATTCTAGGCAGGCTTTAGGAGTATACAATGGTCGGGTTAGCCGCCCGACGACCCCTGGTGGTGGTCGAGATCAGGAGCGGATGCGTGCTGTGTCTGGGGGACCGGATCGCACGCGCACCACGTCAGCTGGATGGATGTCGGCTCGTAGCGGGCGCATTTCGCCTATATCCAAGGTGCCGTCTGGGAGTTCGGGAGTTGTAAGCTCCAGGTCTGGCAACGGACTGTCTGCTATTGAATTAGATTCTTGGCGGTGA
- a CDS encoding ApbA domain-containing protein — translation MHIHVLGVGSIGSLISLHLRHSTPHQITLLVKRSSFAQTFRHELEQTITVEREGSTIRADGFSVELTDPAAEKMRNLLRHPDGTLRASILRPRKRYAGVQPSNDPATPITSLIVTTKAPSTSRAIRALSPRLSPDSTITLLQNGMGVYEELLQHGVWVKRPFHTVHAGFGDLVFGVAPSSRVQIPIDFEKPSRKQLRSLDLESHKKEQEALLDQLAPYASLHDTVNALLSLRGLQSSWIGASTLQERLQRKLVTNSVVNPLTALMGCRNGSLVGNQYAYKIGQGICQEAEKVFRAHVRRRKRSTQQRLEFDGSRLGERKSSS, via the exons ATGCATATCCATGTCTTGGGAGTCGGCTCGATCGGTTCGCTCATCTCGTTACACCTGCGGCACTCGACACCCCACCAGATCACCCTCCTCGTCAAACGTAGCTCTTTCGCGCAGACATTCAG ACATGAACTCGAACAAACAATCACGGTCGAACGCGAAGGCTCGACCATCAGAGCAGACGGATTTAGTGTCGAGCTCACGGATCCTGCCGCAGAGAAAATGCGAAACCTCTTACGCCACCCCGACGGAACACTCCGTGCGTCGATTCTCCGTCCGCGTAAACGATACGCGGGGGTTCAGCCATCTAATGACCCAGCAACACCCATCACATCTCTCATCGTCACCACCAAGGCACCCTCGACTTCTCGGGCCATCCGGGCCCTCTCGCCCAGGCTCTCCCCAGACTCGACAATCACCTTGCTCCAAAACGGGATGGGTGTGTACGAAGAACTAT TACAACACGGCGTTTGGGTCAAGAGACCATTCCACACTGTTCATGCTGGCTTTGGCGATTTGGTATTTGGAGTTGCACCGAGTAGTCGAGTCCAAATTCCTATCGATTTCGAGAAACCAAGCCGGAAGCAACTTAGAAGCTTGGACCTTGAGTCGCATAAAAAGGAGCAGGAGGCACTTCTTGATCAACTTGCCCCTTATGCGTCCCTTCATGACACTGTCAATGCTCTCCTTTCACTCCGTGGGCTGCAGTCATCCTGGATCGGAGCTTCCACGCTACAAGAACGACTCCAACGAAAGCTCGTCACCAACAGTGTCGTCAATCCACTCACGGCTCTTATGGGATGTCGAAATGGATCACTGGTAGGAAACCAGTACGCATATAAAATCGGACAAGGGATCTGTCAAGAAGCGGAAAAAGTCTTTCGAGCACATGTTAGAAGACGAAAGAGGTCAACCCAACAAAGACTCGAGTTTGACGGATCAAGACTTGGGGAGCGTAAATCTTCCTCTTAG
- a CDS encoding heterokaryon incompatibility protein Het-C protein — protein sequence MYSFTTTLLVVALLCVLVPNVAAFGAGDIPDYAYLNDKAFRHGDIESILSQLSKNVGSSGFGGGVAGILVGVAKAALRGGKGDRFTTMDVKRVYFGNWLRDYSQAMDIAGLSKLTAQTLVTVVSVLGFMTFGFATEEFEITPDRLGVYLPVEHIDNPKGYAEKEGDARQFHPKLRPPVDNRELEIDQNTGMKNYIATEGQSWDTSTAHIRRTLEACIERGRQANGQENADMWEAFRLLGTALHTLEDLLAHSNWCELGLLKMGHSEVFCHVGDNVKVNSPNGPVPPLITGTFGSADFMHSMLGEATDHLSEASVSDLSKKMSELKNQDQSESPIAKLRAILGRIPSAFDFNPDDVAPEEVQQRLLEILKWHDQVMRDITKTIQNIPGLESLLDDLTNALNAYVYTTLEPWLSPILQNATGALQEGSAAVIDSDDQYEVFNNPDASDPSHSLLSKDHFGLINEPAGKIAMIVVKHTVELVVEAWYDHNKDIGATINQVLEAFHHPHYASGNSRVQNEMYEELTRWFGSLGESEGQQTIQLLTKESVRDGKNKRIGSEESGAGGGYGSHAHGQQSGGYGQQSGDYGGQSGGYGGRPGGHEEQQSSGYGGGHSGGYGENEGYGSHSGYGDNSQSTYGRTEESSYGGGYGRSNDEYGSRSEEPRHSGYNPSYGGGDGGYSSRHDDNEGGYSSRRDDDGGYGSHRNDDESGYGGGYGSRHNDEEGGYGSRHGGGYNPSYGGGEESYGQREEHSYEGGYGGRRRDDDTFGAEPQPQRR from the exons ATGTATTCATTCACGACGACCCTGCTGGTCGTCGCACTGTTATGCGTTCTTGTGCCGAATGTGGCGGCATTTGGTGCGGGTGATATCCCAGA CTACGCATATTTAAACGATAAGG CGTTCCGTCATGGCGATATCGAGTCGATCCTGAGCCAATTGTCTAAGAACGTGGGGTCTTCTGGTTTTGGTGGGGGAGTAGCAGGAATTCTTGTAGGCGTTGCCAAAGCAGCACTCAGGGGAGGCAAAGGAGACAGATTTACAACCATGGACGTGAAGCGCGTCTACTTT GGTAATTGGCTCCGCGATTATTCGCAAGCGATGGATATTGCCGGTCTATCTAAGCTCACTGCCCAAACTCTCGTGACAGTCGTCAGCGTACTCGGATTTATG ACGTTTGGGTTTGCTACTGAAGAGTTCGAAATCACCCCTGATAGGCTCGGTGTGTATCTACCGGTTGAA CATATTGACAA CCCCAAGGGCTACGCTGAGAAAGAAGGCGATGCTCGCCAGTTCCACCCCAAATTGCGACCGCCAGTCGATAACCGAGAATTGGAGATAGACCAAAACACCGGTATGAAG AACTACATTGCGACCGAAGGCCAGTCTTGGGATACTTCTACCGCTCATATTCGTCGTACCCTTGAGGCATGTATCGAACGCGGACGGCAAGCAAACGGCCAAGAGAATGCCGATATGTGGGAAGCCTTCAGACTGCTTGGTACTGCCCTTCATACTCTGGAAGACTTACTAGCACACA GTAATTGGTGCGAACTAGGTTTGTTAAAGATGGGTCATAGCGAGGTGTTCTGTCATGTTGGCGATAATG TCAAGGTCAACAGCCCTAATGGCCCCGTACCACCACTTATCACTGGAACTTTCGGCTCGGCTGACTTCATGCATAGTATGCTCGGCGAGGCAACAGA CCACCTGAGCGAGGCTAGCGTGAGCGATCTTAGCAAGAAAATGAGCGAG TTGAAGAATCAAGATCAATCCGAGTCGCCCATTGCGAAGTTGCGTGCTATACTAGGAAGAATCCCATCAG CCTTCGACTTT AATCCCGACGACGTTGCACCAGAAGAGGTTCAGCAGCGACTTCTCGAAATTTTGAAATGGCATGATCAAGTTATGCGTGATATTACCAAG ACCATCCAAAATATCCCGGGCCTGGAAAGCCTTTTGGATGATCTCACCAATGCTCTGAACGCAT ATGTCTACACTACTCTCGAGCCTTGGCTTAGTCCAATCCTTCAGAATGCAACGGGTGCTTTGCAGGAAGGTTCTGCTgcagtgattgactcagacGACCAGTACGAG GTTTTCAATAACCCAGATGCGTCTGATCCATCCCATTCACTCCTTTCCAAGGACCACTTTGG TCTGATTAATGAACCTGCTGGCAAGATTGCTATGATAGTCGTCAAACACACCGTTGAGCTTGTTGTTGAGGCATGGTACGACCACAATAAGGATATCGGAGCAACTATTAATCAG GTCTTGGAGGCTTTCCACCACCCTCACTATGCATCAGGAAACTCCAGGGTTCAGAATGAAATGTACGAGGAGTTGACACGGTGGTTTGGAAGTCTCGGAGAGTCCGAA GGTCAACAGACTATTCAACTTTTGACCAAGGAGAGCGTCCGTGATGGCAAGAACAAACGTATCGGATCAGAAGAATCAGGTGCTGGGGGAGGTTACGGTAGTCACGCACATGGCCAACAGTCGGGCGGATATGGTCAACAATCTGGTGACTATGGTGGTCAATCTGGCGGTTACGGGGGTCGCCCTGGTGGCCACGAGGAACAACAATCCAGCGGCTATGGTGGAGGGCATTCTGGCGGTTATGGCGAGAATGAAGGATATGGGAGCCACTCTGGTTATGGGGACAACTCTCAGTCTACTTATGGTCGGACTGAAGAATCGTCCTATGGGGGTGGTTACGGGCGGTCCAACGATGAATATGGCTCTCGTTCCGAGGAACCCCGCCATAGTGGATACAACCCCTCATATGGGGGAGGAGATGGTGGATACAGTTCGCGTCATGACGATAACGAGGGCGGATACAGCTCTCGTAGAGACGACGACGGAGGGTATGGCTCCCACCGTAATGATGACGAGAGTGGATATGGTGGCGGGTACGGCTCTCGCCATAATGATGAAGAAGGGGGCTATGGATCCCGCCATGGAGGAGGATACAACCCATCTTACGGTGGAGGCGAAGAATCTTACGGTCAGCGCGAAGAGCATTCGTATGAAGGGGGATATGGAGGTAGGCGCCGCGACGACGACACCTTTGGAGCCGAGCCTCAACCTCAACGACGATAA
- a CDS encoding 50S ribosome-binding GTPase has protein sequence MPRRKPFSAKQRKAQLQEKRAIKRGDLPGPIVDTNIKRTKKKAGGRRPATDSDAAVATANRARMLISSFLKPSPQFLEASKKAASTEILVRPIPESSAILSPGICEVSDQGLTFEKNEEGLFAKWIAQTDEAINTWRQANLVPVQGTTESILPAPTYYERNIEVWRQLWRVCELSSILMILLDARCPPLHYPPSLDAYIKALRPARQVILVLTKIDIWEFKATNKLVGEGQGTRIKYQPHMPTPLRDSLREALKAAHAALLDPPSKVKEDPGRLAKWRPAVLPDEEKLEALDEVDAVPSNDEDDDRFSKEYSEDFLTVGLIGQPNVGKSSLLNALFGEHKVKASRTPGKTKHFQTLFLTPEIRLVDCPGLVLPALVPMELQVLSNVLPIAQIPALPACIRYVGGIMPIEDIFGVNRSMLEIEEVVEDKRTWREGMRPAAKEDPSQEAHKWTALQVMNAYATKRGWMTAKAGRPDSMRAGNAMMRSIVEGRVPWAFWPPGSKPPENGQGVWLKGELAHQDEDDVVSSDDEKDDRVSEQDPPSYSDSLVGTDDEEGEDEYEDEEEVATKTTIGRFAALGVTSENEEDEGKVNIFNWAIESFAVCGQNVARRGAEKPEIDDDQGRRPTNSEEATRTN, from the exons ATGCCCCGCCGAAAGCCATTCTCTGCCAAACAACGAAAAGCTCAACTTCAGGAGAAGCGTGCCATTAAAAGAGGAGATTTACCAGGACCTATTGTGGATACGAACATCAAAAGGACAAAAAAGAAGGCAGGTGGACGACGTCCAGCTACTGACAGTGATGCTGCTGTGGCCACAGCTAACCGAGCTCGGATGCTCATTTCTTCGTTTCTGAAACCGTCACCGCAATTTTTAGAGGCGTCTAAAAAAGCCGCATCCACCGAGATACTGGTGCGGCCTATTCCTGAGAGCTCTGCGATTCTCAGCCCCGGTATCTGCGAAGTATCAGACCAAGGCTTAACTT TCGAAAAGAACGAAGAAGGATTGTTTGCCAA GTGGATTGCACAAACTGACGAAGCTATCAATACTTGGCGGCAAGCTAACCTTGTGCCAGTACAAGGAACGACTGAAAGTATTCTTCCCGCACCAACGTATTACGAACGCAATATTGAAGTGTGGAGACAGCTCTGGCGAGTATGCGAATTATCCTCCATTCTAATGATTCTGCTAGATGCACGCTGTCCTCCACTCCACTACCCCCCTTCATTAGACGCATACATAAAAGCATTGCGCCCCGCTCGCCAAGTGATACTGGTCTTGACCAAGATTGATATT TGGGAGTTCAAAGCTACGAACAAGTTAGTTGGGGAAGGACAAG GCACCCGGATAAAATATCAGCCACATATGCCTACTCCACTTCGCGACAGTCTACGAGAGGCACTCAAAGCAGCACACGCAGCCTTGTTAGATCCTCCCTCAAAGGTCAAGGAAGATCCTGGGAGGCTGGCTAAGTGGCGACCGGCAGTAC TGCCCGATGAAGAGAAACTCGAAGCACTTGATGAAGTAGACGCTGTGCCGTCCAATGATGAAGATGACGATAGGTTCTCGAAGGAATACTCGGAAGACTTCCTGACCGTTGGCCTGATAG GCCAACCGAATGTCGGAAAGTCTTCATTATTGAATGCACTGTTTGGCGAACACAAGGTCAAGGCGTCAAGGACACCTGGGAAG ACCAAACATTTCCAGACACTCTTTTTGACACCGGAAATCCGTCTGGTTGATTGTCCTGGGCTCGTATTACCAGCGCTTGTACCGATGGAACTACAGGTGCTATCCAACGTTCTTCCTATTGCGCAGATTCCAGCCCTTCCTGCATGTATTCGATATGTAGGGGGTATAATGCCGATCGAGGATATATTTGGTGTCAATAGATCAATGCTCGAAATAGAAGAAGTGGTTGAAGACAAGCGAACTTGGAGGGAAGGGATGAGACCCGCTGCTAAAGAAGATCCTTCTCAAGAGGCACACAAGTGGACTGCACTCCAAGTTATGAATGCATATGCCACAAAGAGAGGGTGGATGACAGCCAAGGCCGGTAGGCCCGACTCCATGCGCGCTGGAAATGCCA TGATGCGAAGCATCGTGGAAGGTCGGGTACCATGGGCATTCTGGCCACCAGGCTCCAAGCCACCAGAAAATGGACAAGGAGTATGGCTAAAAGGTGAACTCGCCCACCAGGACGAAGACGATGTTGTATCCAGCGATGACGAAAAGGACGATCGGGTTTCGGAACAAGATCCACCAAGCTATAGCGATTCCCTGGTTGGAACGGACGATGAAGAGGGAGAAGATGAGTacgaagatgaagaagaagtgGCGACCAAGACAACGATAGGTCGCTTTGCAGCTTTAGGAGTCACTAGTGAAAATGAGGAAGATGAAGGCA AAGTGAATATATTTAATTGGGCAATCGAATCATTTGCGG TTTGTGGGCAGAACGTAGCCAGAAGAGGGGCCGAGAAGCCAGAAATTGACGATGATCAGGGTCGACGGCCCACAAATAGCGAGGAGGCTACTCGAACTAACTAA
- a CDS encoding TatD DNase family protein, translating into MSSRVRFIDVGLNLTDPVFRGLHRGKRKHRDDILDVIKRAKAAGVQSAILTGGSLHESSEALDLAAQFGYYATVGCHPTRSSQFDSFKGGPEVYLERLDQLIASHLTGTGRCVAVGECGLDYDRLHFSPIVTQQKHFRSQLSLAKKYHLPLFLHVRAAHEDFVRILKEEGFGEDGGRACEWVFDENGPKSRDNKGYTPSSIDGRNCCQPEKFIEGRVVKGRNEPCAIGGVAWVVASLKNRELIDVSRAAWNNTVEMYDLHELMDAEYHEDIAARDASKDKPVENGGVVDGGAMDVKTEAKEVDPTEKKIRILKKKLQAIEQLKARRDNGDSLEATQLQKIEGEADLLKQLEELEKS; encoded by the exons ATGAGCTCCCGAGTTAGATTCATCG ATGTTGGACTTAACCTCACCGATCCTGTATTTCGAGGATTACATAGGGGGAAAAGAAAGCACCGGG ATGACATATTAGATGTTATCAAACGAGCAAAAGCTGCCGGCGTACAATCAGCCATTTTGACAGGGGGGAGCTTACACGAATCGAGCGAAGCATTGGATCTCGCTGCACAATTTG GATATTATGCAACAGTCGGATGTCACCCAACTCGATCCAGTCAGTTCGACTCGTTCAAAGGTGGACCGGAGGTGTATCTCGAAAGGCTGGACCAATTGATCGCATCACATCTTACCGGCACAGGGAGATGCGTAGCGGTCGGTGAATGCGGTCTCG ACTACGACCGGCTCCATTTTTCTCCGATCGTCACTCAACAGAAACACTTTCGCTCTCAACTCTCGCTCGCAAAAAAGTATCATCTGCCCCTCTTCCTACACGTGCGTGCCGCGCACGAAGACTTTGTCCGTATTTTGAAGGAGGAAGGATTTGGGGAGGATGGCGGACGAGCG TGTGAATGGGTGTTCGATGAAAACGGACCAAAATCTCGCGACAACAAAGGCTATACCCCTTCATCGATTGATGGTAGAAACTG CTGTCAACCTGAGAAGTTTATCGAAG GCCGAGTGGTTAAAGGTCGCAACGAGCCTTGTGCAATAGGAGGGGTTGCGTGGGTCGTCGCCAGTCTCAAGAACCGCGAACTGATCGACGTGAGCCGTGCGGCATGGAATAATACCGTCGAAATGTACGATTTACACGAGTTGATGGATGCAGAATATCACGAGGATATCGCAGCACGCGATGCATCAAAAGATAAACCTGTGGAGAATGGTGGAGTAGTTGATGGTGGAGCGATGGATGTAAAAACGGAGGCAAAAGAGGTAGATCCTACGGAGAAGAAGATACGGATTCTCAAAAAAAAG TTACAAGCGATCGAGCAATTGAAAGCACGGAGGGACAACGGTGATAGCTTAGAAGCGACCCAATTACAGAAGATTGAGGGGGAGGCTGATTTATTGAAACAACTCGAAGAGCTAGAGAAGTCATAA